One Deltaproteobacteria bacterium genomic window, TTCAGCCTCGCATAGCTTCCGATCCCCTTTGCCCGCAGCGTTGCATTGTTCGCCGCAGGCAACTCTGCCTCTAGCGCAGTGCAAAGCGTATCAATGACCTCAAGGTTTGTACGCTCATTGTGCCCGCCGATATTATACTTCTCTCCGACTTGACCCTGTTGCAGCACCTGCAAAATACCCTCGCAGTGATCCTCGACATACAACCAGTCACGAACATTGCCTCCGTCACCATAGATGGGTAACGGTTTGCCCTCGATGGCATTCAGCAACATGAGCGGGATTAACTTTTCGGGAAACTGATACGGCCCGTAGTTATTGGAACAGTTAGTGATAAGAGCTGGCAACTTATAGGTCTCGTGATACGCCCGCACCAAGTGGTCGGCAGCCGCCTTCGACGCTGCGTATGGAGAGTTCGGCGCATACGGCGTTTCTTCCGCAAACAATCCTGTCGGGCCCAGCGTTCCGTAGACCTCGTCAGTCGAGACGTGCAGAAAGCGAAATCGCTCTCGGAGTGAGCCCTCTGCTTGCGCAAGGTAAGCGCGTGCAGCGTCAAGTAACTCGAATGTCCCATTGATGTTGGTGCTAATGAACACCCCAGGACCGTCAATCGAACGATCGACATGCGATTCCGCCGCAAAGTTCAATACCGCAGAAGGCCTATGCTCGCGATAGATCCGTTCCACTGCCACACGGTCAGCAATATCTTCCCGCACGAAAGTGAAACGCGCATGCTGCGCAACATCATCCAGCGTTCGCAGATTGCCAGCGTAAGTCAGTTTGTCGACCACAACGACCCGAGCCTCGGTCTTCGCCAGAGCGAGCCGGACGAAATTCGAGCCGATGAACCCCGCGCCACCCGTTACAATCATCGTCTCCATACATGATGTTCCTATCGTGCCAGAGTATAACTCCTTGTACGAGCACGGCAAAGCGCATAAGAAAAGAAGAGGGGTACCGTATTTCTCCAGGGATTGAGAACAGGGCATGAAATTTTCCGAACTAGTCGATCATGCACGTGCGTTTCTGCAAGAGAGGCAACGC contains:
- the rfbB gene encoding dTDP-glucose 4,6-dehydratase; protein product: METMIVTGGAGFIGSNFVRLALAKTEARVVVVDKLTYAGNLRTLDDVAQHARFTFVREDIADRVAVERIYREHRPSAVLNFAAESHVDRSIDGPGVFISTNINGTFELLDAARAYLAQAEGSLRERFRFLHVSTDEVYGTLGPTGLFAEETPYAPNSPYAASKAAADHLVRAYHETYKLPALITNCSNNYGPYQFPEKLIPLMLLNAIEGKPLPIYGDGGNVRDWLYVEDHCEGILQVLQQGQVGEKYNIGGHNERTNLEVIDTLCTALEAELPAANNATLRAKGIGSYARLKTFVPDRPGHDRRYAIDAGKIGRELGWKPRYDFASGLRRTVRWYLDHRDWCESVQSGQYQRERLGLATV